The genomic stretch AAAACTCCTTTATGGTTcgtggccctggggacagcaggggatgaaggggatggggtgggatgggatgggatggggtgggctGGGATGGGTgcgaggatgaggatgggggtgagggtgaggatgaggatgaggatggggtgCTTGGGGCAGCAGGACGGGGATACTGGTGGGAGATACCAGGGAGCGGaacccccgcgtcccccccgtGCCCGGGGAGCAGCCGGTGCCGCGGCGGCGAGGGCAGGTaaccccatccccctgcacCGCCCGCTGGGGAGGGACGCAGCCGAGCCTCCCGCtcctgaaatgtattttaatgtaaacCTAGCTCTAAGGcagctttttctcatttttaaactatttcatATCAACCCTTGGcctgacatttgttttctttgagtgCGGTGGGGAGCGTGGTCGGCATTGCTGAGGATATCTCCTCAGGAATCTTGGCAGAGGCGGCTCCCTATCTTTGAAGAAACggcaaatgcaaaacagaagGCAGATATTAGAGAAGCGCAAACAATATTTTCCCCCTGCTCGCCCCAGAAGCGGAGCGGCAGCCGGCTCGGGGACACAGCGGTGGGGGGGACCCGTGCGCGGACCCCACCGGCAGCACAAGCACCTGCACGGGCTGACCATGGGGCAGGAGCAACGTGACCCCTGGCACCACGCCGGGGCAggtccctgtcacctgcagccACGCTGTTGTGCACAGGCACGTGGCCAACCTGGTCCCCAAGGACTGTGACGGGTCACCAACCCGCCAGGACAGGGAGCGGTGGCAGCGGTGACACCGGGGGGTTTGCAGCAGAGGGTGGGAGGCTGGTGCAGCCCCCGCCAGGGTCTCGCTCTGGGGTCGCCCCCCGCATGCTGAGACCCTAAGGAAACGCTGCTCCGCGGGTGATGCTGGTGTCCCCGTTGCATTATCGCAGGGGATGTGCAGGTGAGGGTGTGCGGAGCGTGGGCGGCAGCCAGGCACATGCAGGCTCACCTGGGGGTGTtgctgaaaagctgaaagaggagaggaaacgGAGATCAAAGGAGCCAGCAAAAGCAGGGAGACAGGACTTCAACCCCTGACATTAGAATAAAACAACTGCTGGGATAAACACTGCCAAGCGGTTTCCCATCCCgggcagctgggctggctggcGGGGCAGGGGCCGGGTTCTGTTCTTGGCGTTTCGCACATGAGAACAAGTTTTCATAGTGGCTCAGAAATTTGCCGTGGCATCTGGGCAGCCAGGAGAGcactgggcaggggctggcacagctgcgGTGCCACCGCATTCTCTCGGGCGCAGAAGCCGCGTCCCCCCAAGATAGTCGTGCAGGTGCAAGGGGCTCCAGCAGCACCGGGCTGTGTTGTGCCACGCCATCGCCCCGGCGTCGATGGGGACCCAGGAGGGCTCCGGAGCATCCCTGCCCACGCATCCCAGGCTGCAGCGCGGGCAGCAGCCCCCGAGCGAGCTGAGCCCCTCTGAGCACCCTGCCCCAGACAACGGTTCATTATAATTAAGCCAGTGACCCCAGCACGAGGCTGGAAGTTTAAATGTCTGCGGTTGATGGCCACTTGCCTGCAAATTCCCCGAGATGGGAATCGCTCTCTGCGGGTCCCTCCAGGCTTAGCAGATTTGTTTGCAAAATACTCGTTGCAttagaaaatgctgtttctgcCCCAGACCTGCAAGGGCAAAGTGGCGTCTGACCCGTGGACCCCGAGTACACGCTGTCCCCTTCCCACAGAGCTCTCGTGTCCCTGGAGCGGGGCTGCGCTGGCCGACCAGCCGGCACGCGGCCGTCGGGGAGCGATGCCCGAAGCTCCTGCAGCTCGCTGGGGCTCACAACCCACGTCCCTCCTCGGGGCGTCTGGGCAGATGCTCCACGTCCTGCACCGGGATGCGGGTGCGAGAGCCTGTGCTCGGGTCACAGCACGAGCTGGGGCTCACAGGGCAATTCGGCCCCTGCGCAGaccctgggagagcagctgcagaCCCTGCCCGGCAGCTGCCGGGGTGGCAGCGGGGACAGGACAcctccagcctctgctctcGCTCTGCTCGGTCTCTCGGCCGTCAGGGACAGCGTCACTGCTGCCCCCAGGCAGGCCAGCGTCCCAccggggggaggaggaggagaggggaagaagaggggaagaaagaaatgaatcCCCACAAAAATGTCTTCATAACAGGAAACGTCTCATAAAATACCTGTGGTTTGGCATGTGTGATCCGACTGGTCAAACTATGCACCTGGCAGGCAACCCTGCTATTAATGCTGCGCAGTCTGGTATTTCGGTggagccggggctggcggggggagGAGGACGGGACCAGGGAGCCTGGGGGGCAGAAACGCTCTGTCGGGGCTGGGGCGAGAGGGGGACGTGTCCCTTGGGTCTCACTCGCCTCTGTGTGTGCCCAGGGGACATCCCAGCTGCGTTTTGGTGAGGGGACCACGGTGCCCCGGGGATGTGGTGAGCCGGGCTGAGCCTCATGCCTTGGGCAGAAATGGGGCATGTCTGCAGCTTTGGGTTTTGCACCAGGGCCGCGTCCAAGCCCACGCAGACCCGGGGGTCTCTGTCCAGCCGTTCCCAGCAGTGGCTTCACCCCCACGTGCACCCTGGGCTGCGGCCGGGCACGTCGGCGGCGATCAGCGCGGGGCTCTCCCCTGCGCAGCGGAGGAGTTTTGACAGCGGGAGGTGAGGGATTAAGCCCTGAGCCGTGACCTGCGGCGGGCTCACGCCTTGCTGCGCTCGGGGTCGTTAATCCGCCTGAGCTGATCCCTGACCCGGCGGCTGCGGGATCAAGCAGCGGCACCGACCCTGTTGTCAGAACCGCTGGACCCCGCACCCCTCAGCTCTGGGTAACGTGCACACGGGCAACGTGCGCCACGGGCGCCGCGCAGGGCCCCGCCACGGCCAGGTGCTGGCCAGACCTTGGTGTGTGGCACAGCATGGCATTGCACGTGGTTCAGTGTGTTGGGAGGCGAGTCAGGACAGAGAGGGATCCCCAGGTTGGTGCCAACCAGCTGGTTCATGGCGAGTGGAGCGAGCGGAGCCCGGCACCCCACCACCTCATGTTGTACCCCTGTCCCGTGgccgcagcccccccagtgccgGCTCCTTCCCGCACCCCAGCACGGCCAAGGGTCCCCCAAGCCGCCCATGTGCCAGCTGGCTCGTGGCTACCAAGAGCGGCTCGGTCCGTGGCCGTTCCTTCAGCCCTCCGCACGCCTTGCGGTAGCCGTGGACGCAGCAGGAGTTAATTAGCACAGAGCCCCCAGCCTTGGGGTTAATTTGGCTGTAAGCACTGCCTGGACCGGGGCCGTTCACATGGACACCGTCACCGCCCGCAGCAAGCCGGGCACGGCTGTGCCACAAAGTGATGCGCTGTGCCACGCCGTGCCGTGCCACGCCGTGCTGTGCCATGCcgtgctgtgccatgctgtgcccAGCCCGCTCTGCGCAGGGGCCGGCGCAGGCGCTGCGGGGGTGGCGGGAGGCTGCCTGCAGATGGGGTGGGGTGTTTTTCTTTCGtcaaggaaaatgttttcttgttcCTTCGGCTGATGGGCAGGCGAGGCTCCGGGGCCGTGTGGCGCGTACAGCAGCGCTTGGATCCGATCGGGTGTCGTGCAGTTAAGCACTGGCTGGTGCCAAGACTCTCCCCGCGCTCCGGCGCTGCTCGGCCAAGCTGCTGCCTGATGCCTTTGGCTTTGACAGCCCAGCCTACGGAAACAACGTGCTCACTCTGTTTCAATAGCTCACTTTTCGTTTTTGActcattttattattatttttaaagcatgcgTCGCGCAAACCAAATCACCTACCTCCCACTGGAGTCCGTCCAGCCCCGTGTTGGGCTTGGAAAACCtccctgctttattttttattgtaaatGACCGGAGGATGGAGCAGCTCGATGGGACACGGCGGCGTCCAAACCCGCACTGCTCCAGCCCACCCACACACGCCGGCTGCTCACTCGGTCCTTTCTCTGTGCAGCGTCCACCCGCGCCAGGCGAGAGCATGAGGTGCCACCGCTGCTCGCCAGCACTGGGGAGAGTTCCTGCCGCGGTGCGGcacggggacggggacggggtGAAGCGCATCGTGGTCCCCATCCTGGCTCATCCTCGAGCCCCAGGGGCTGGCGTGGCCCGGGTGGGATGCGGGGACAGAGCCGGGTGAGGGCCAGCGAGCGGCACGCTGCTCCCCACACCGATCACGCTTTTACTGCCGCGTTTAAACAAGTTCTCCATTTTACTGACCTCGAACCGCAATCGCGGATCCCCTGTGGATCACATATATtgacttcaaaaataattagCCTTGAAGGGAGCAGGCGCGGTGCCTGCCTGCCAGGCccataattaatatttaaataacgGGAGTCATAAATCAGCGGCAGCTTAGCGAACAAGCCCCTGGTTGTGCGCACGGGGGAAGCGAGCGGCCGCGTTGCTCGCAGGAAGGTCACCCGGTGTGCGGCACGGCTGTGCCGGGAGCGGTGacatgggtgctgtgggggggGACAGTGCGGGgcagcagccccttcccccGGGAATGGCCGGGCACCCACCAGAGCTCACCAGACCCACCGGCACATGCCACGGGCTGGTTTTGCACAACGGGTCAGCCCGGGCTGCGCTGCCTGAGCCCCCGTGCTCCGGTGAGAACAAGGTGATGTTTCTTGTCTCCTTTCTCATGCTTTAagtgtgagattttttttccccttttcccgGCGCTTTCATGGTGTGCCAGGGGTTTTTAACACGTCTGCTCCCCGGCTGCCAGCGGAGCAGACACTCGCGCGGTTCGCGCGGTGGCTCTGAAGCCGTGCCAGGGGTCTCGGTGCTGCGCCGCACCGGCACAGCCAAGCCCCCCCGCACCAGCGCGGTGCTGCTGAGCCCCGTCCCTGCTCCACCGCATCACCGGAGCCCTTGAGCTCCCCCCCGTATGAACCCTCTGGCCCCGCTGCTCCTGCCGGGCTTGGTGTTTCTTCAAGGAGCTGTTGTGGTCGAACGCCGCGTCGTGGCgggggctctggagctgcagTTGGGGGCACAGCCCATCCTGCAGCGCTCGGGAGCCCCCAAAGCATCTTCCCTGCTCCAGGTGGGAAAAAGTGTCTCCTGGTGGGATTTCTGCTCCGTACCAGAgcggcccccggccccgcagggGGACAGGAGGTGACACCCAGCCACAGGTGACATCCGACCGACTGCAGGTGACACCTGCCCACAGGTGACACCTGCCCACAGGTGACACCCAACTGCAGCCGTCACGGGCACCGCGGCCCCATCCGCACCACGAACCAGCCGCTGTTCGCAACCTGCCCTGGGAGATGAGGACGCCGTGCGGCCGCTCCTTATGATTAATTACCATTTCACAACGTGGGAGATTTCAGGCATGAAAGAGCCTCTTCGCAGACACGTCGTGTGCACTTTATCCATCGTACGAGACTCCAGATGTTTCCATTTTATTCTTATTAAATCAGTGCCTGGAGAGCCCGGGTAGCGCGAGGCCTCCAGCCCCGGTGCCGGGCAGCGCTGTGGGGGACAGGGAAGCACCGGAGTCCCCGTTCCCTGGGGTCTCAGGCCAGAGtcccccccattgtccccacgGCCCCTCGGGAGAGTCACCCCACGTGCTGCTCCCCTGTTGGAGCCACGAGCAGCATCGTGTGAAAACAGCCCAGCCGAGGGGATGGGTAACGGGGCGAACAAAACCCAGGTGGGAGAcgagagctggggagggagggggttGCAGACGGAGGCACAGGGGTCATACCaggtaaggaaaacaaataaatagctGATTCAGGGGTTTGCTCTCCCGTTTTATTTagcagaaactgtatttttacagCTGCAATCCCTTAAAATGGGATTCTTTTTCCCTCAAACAAATCCTTGTAAAATAATGCTTCATGAAAATAAGCGTTCCTCTACTCGAccccaaagacagaaaaacagtaACGCCGGCAAGGCCCTGTCCACGCTGCCGAGGAgcgtccctgtgtccctggcCATGCCCAGCCACAGCGGCCTCCTGTCCCGGTGCTGTGGCGGGTTTGGTGCAGCCCCGGTGCCGTGGCGGGTTTGGTGCAGCCCCGGTGCCGTGGCGGGTTTGGCGCAGCCTCAGTGCCGTGGCGGGTTTGGTGCAGCCCCGGTGCTGTGGCAGGTTTGGCGCAGCCCCGGTGCAGCCGCCGCGGTGGGACGGGCAGCGcgaagcagagctgctctcccagcATCACCCACCGCGGCCGCCTGCACCCTGGCAGGGCCCGGGCTCCATGGTGCCACCGCGGCAGAGCCGTCCCGGTTCCTGCAGCCCCGGCACCGCGCAGGGGGACGCGGCGCCAGCTCCGGGGCACAGCAGCGGTCACGGCCACCTCGTCACCTCCAACAACCTGCCAAAGTGCTCGGAGCAACAGGAACAATCCCACACCAGGGCTCCCCCTGCCCTTTGCataatttgctttaattttgttttaatttgggggctttttggggttgtttttttttccaggctgcagactttttttttttcccactgctgCTTCAGCAAAAGCAATTCAGGAAATTCTGATCAAATCCCGgtgcccagcagccctgcccctgctccccgGTGGGAGAGGCAGCGAGCTTAATTCTCATTAGTAACCACCACGGGTCAATTATTGCgaggaggaggaaaaccagCAAAGCTCTTTGGTATCACATGTTATTTaagcttctgaaaataaatgttctttgcAAATCAATCTGTTTGCAGCCCCGCGCATGGAGCTGGCCCAGAAAAAGTTGCTAGAGGAAAAGTATGTTTATAGagggtatttattttaaataaacaagcaCTCAAGGCAGAGGCTGTTGCTCCTGACcgccacagccctgccctgggctttCCTGGCCACGGGCTCCCATCCCGAGTGAGTTccatggctgtgctggagccACAAACACAGTGAGTCTTGGGCTGCAACATCGTGGTTTTGGTCCAGCACCCACCAGGAGACACAGCACCCGCTTCGGAGACGCAGCGCGAGCCGCCCACGGGAGCCTCTGCCAGAGCACACACGGGTTTTGATAGAGGAGAGATACGACAGCAACGCTTGGCTCAGCGAGCTCTGGTTTCCATCctgcctttttccccctcttttttttgaCTGACGTGggcataactgcagacaaacaggtgctggggcagctctgaGAGGCTCCGCTGGGTGTGCGTGGTCAGTTATTGCTCACAAACCGTGTATTTATTGTGCATCTCCCAGCCAGCACGTCAGGAAGGATAACGTGTTCAGGGCAACTGTGGtccagaaaaaggcaaatttggGGGAGTCCTGCTCCCACCGGGATCCTTCCCGGGGTGCCAGCAATCCTGGCAGGACAGGGGGTGCAGATGGGGTGTTGGGTGCTTGCTCTCACTGTCGCCTTGTCCGCAGGAGCCGCGGGAGCAGGATGCTGCCGGACGCCGCcgtgctgctggggatgctggtgctggtgctcgGCCTTCGCTCGGTGGCAGGAGGAGGCGCTGGGGGCTACGGCCAAGTCAAGTACATGCAGCCCATGGTGAAGggacccctgggaccccccttCCGCGAGGGCAAAGGGCAGTACCTGGGTAAGGGACGCGTTTGGCagggggtgggatggggctggAGTGTCCTGCAGCCGTCAGGCAAGGGATGGGGCAAAGCTGGGGCTCAGGTGCCTGGAGCCACTGGGCCGGTGCTTGGCCCttgggaggagcagctggagctcccCCGGTTCACACAGCCCCGGACCCCCCGGGGAGCCAAAGCCTTGGCTCTGGGAGGAGAAACTGGAGAAGGctgggctgccgggggctgaTTTACCGCTGGGCTGAGTGGCTTATCAGGAGTTCAGCTCAGCACACGTGTCAGAAAACACACAGTAAAACCTGGAGCCGAACCACGagcccccctccctgcccccttcccagctgttgTAAAGCTGCTCTCTGAATCCTGGCCAGAGACAAAACCTTCCAGCGCAGTGCAGGAACGGTTCAGCTGCTGGTGGGACTGGATTCAAGTATCTCcctgctggttttcctttttttttccctttcttcctatGCATCGGAGCGGCTCGTGCTGCCTGCTAACCATGTCGGGGAGAGGAGCGAGCATGCCAGGCTCTGCAAGGCGCCGGTTGCTGTGAGCTCTGCCCCGTTAGATCAGGCAGGGGTTAGAGGAGCCACTGAGGCAGAACAGAGCACGGGCATCCCCTGGACTGACTCACCTAAAACccctgggaaagagaaaaggggatGGATGGGGGGATGCAGGCATGGGGGCAGCTGCGGCCTGAGCTCCCATCTCCGCTTAAcctcagatttggcaaggaaaATCCCCGCTGGCCTCCTGCCCTGCTCGGGGAGCTCAGCTGACTCCCGCGACGGCGCAGGCCGTGCCGTGTCCCCGCGGGTTGCCCCGAGCCGGTGGGAGCTGCGCGGGGTGCCTGTGGGTGCCAGCTAGTGAGAGACAGGGCTGCGTTCCTCAGGGTGCCAGACACCTTTTCTGGCCTCAAACCAGACTCCCCAGGAGCACAAAGGCAGGTGAGGGCAGGAGATCGCAAATGCTAAAAGCATTCAAGCAGATATTTGCACggctgggttttattttggcTTGGTTAAAACGGTGCAGCACCATCTGTCATGGCTGTGGTGGGGTCCTGCGCTGCTGCGGAAGATGAGATGCAGCAACACTGGTCCCATGCAGCGTCCCCGCGAGCCCGTGAACCTCGCTCTCACGAGACGGCGCTTGGCAGCGGCGCTGGAATGAGCTgggccgggctctgccaggagcagccAACCTCTCCTTCCCGCAGCGTCATCCGGCTGCACTGGCCAGACCCGCTGCTGACTGCTTGTGGCTGTGAACCGCTTCCCACCTTGTTGGATCATTTCTCTGCCGGCCACGTCCCTCTCCCAGGTGTGGTGGGGACCTGAGATGGACCGATGCGGCTCCAGAGGGGCTGCGGGATCCGCCTGGCTGTGTCGGCGCTCCCCGGGCGGTGCAGAGCTccatccccttcccctgccccatctccttcccctgcccagcGGGCTCCTGGCCTTGGCGTTCCCGGCAGCTTTGTTCGTGCTTCGAGGGGAACACACAACCCCACGCTGCTGCTGTGAAACGCAGAGCTCCGAGACATGCGTCTGTGGTAACACACAGTCTTTTGAAATCGGAGACCGCTGGGGCTGCAATGTCCCAGTTTCTCTCCGCTAACGTCCCCGGTTTGGTTTTCCCGTCTGCTTTTTTGGCCGCCTGCAAGCTGGCAGCTCTCGCCTGGCGTTCCTCTTCGCTGCCTTGTGTGAGAGCATGTGTGCGCTTTTTCCTTCCTTCGTGGGCTCAGCTGTAGATCCTTGTTCTGATTCCATGCAAAATGACCtagaaaactaatttatttcaaaccgttgcaagacaaaaaaaaaaaaaaaaaaagaaaaaagggatggggagaaaacacattgaaataattttctggagaaaaatttTTCCAGAATTGAAACCCCAGAAATCTGTTTTAGTGCAACACTTCACATTTCCCTCGTCTTCTTTCCTACACCGTTTTCtggggtgaggagcaggagaTTTGCAAAAATCCAGTGGCAATGTCATGACAGACAAGTATTTCCGTAACCAAGACAGCCAAGTGACCTCTGTTACAGCCTAGGATGTGGGCCAGGCTTTGATATACAGATAAGCTCCGAAAATGTTTCcattaccaaaagaaaaacaagcaggcACCAGGCTTGGAAGTGGCCAGAGCTAATTGCTGTGCTTAGGGAAGGTAAAGCCGCCGCTGATGCGCCGGGAACggtgcctgctgctgctgttattcTTTTCACGTGTCTCAAATCTCCCCTAATCTTTTCCCGTTGACTGAGAAAATCTCCGCGTTGGCAGCTCCTGGCACTGCGGGTGTCTGTGCTCGCCCAGTGCCCGGCCTGGCGGCCCTCAGGATCCCTTCCCATCCCGGGAACTCGCCCGTACGGATCTGTTCCCAACTGGAATGATCTACCGTAGGCAAATTCAGTATAAATTTGCCCAAGGTGTCAAGGccctttcctctgccctttGCATTTCTCACCATAGTCCCATGCACACGTGACTGCCAAGTATTTCCTTCATTTCAAGCTTCCCAAAAAAAGAGTTTGTCACATTTGTTCTTTCTCGCCTGCTCCTGGTGTCACGTGGGAAGCGAGAGGCGGCCTGGGCCGGGCTCGAGCCGCTATTTATGCTCATGTCTGCGCTTTGAGCACCGAGCTGCAGTGGGCATGTAGTTTGGCTCTCCTCGGCTTTGGAGTCTCTCAGCCCATTAGTTTCTCTCTTATATCCGTTTGCAAAAGACCTCTATAAATTCTTTAAATGTCAAGTGGTTACGGCCTATTCCCAGCTGGGCTGACTCATTTGGATGTAACCGAAGTTTCATTTTCCTTGCAGCTATTGGCTTTTCCTCCATCCTCAgcggtttttttctttttttttttttggtgagtttttctctgccttgctAGACACGAGAGCTGAGCCAGCAAGCACCGCGGGCATGTCTTAACCCATACACGAATCACCTCGTCGGTCTCTCAAGTACATGTCcaagagttttctttttaatccaaaAGGATTAAAGGTCTCCCGAGGCCCTGGACTCGAGggatggggtgcagggattATCCTCAGTCTTGGCTCACTCTGTTGCCATCCTCTCGGCTGAGCCCAGGCAGGAGCGACTGAATCCCACGGTGCTTTCGAGGCTGCTGGGAAGTGAGGCAGCAGGAGGTTTGAATCCAGCTCCTAACAAAACCACAGTAGGTCATCACGAAACAACAGTGCCAGAGCCGACGGCAATCGCTGCTCTTGTTGCCACCCTCtgtggagggatggatggagtAAGGCTTGGATTAGCACCCTGGGCTCTGGCCAAGGTCTTGCCTCAAGACAGTCCTGCTGACGTGGTGGCCCGGGAAGCCGCTGTGGCTATGTTTAAATTAAACCATTTCTAGAGAAGGACAGGCTTGCAAATACAGACCCAGGCAGCGCTGCAGCCCCGGGCTCTGACACCCTGAGGACATCACACCCCAGGCACGTCCTCCGTCCCCCGCCAGCCCCAGTAACACTCCATGTCTCCTCTCTCCGCAGACATGCCGCCGCTGCTGCCCATGGACCTCAAAGGGGAGCCAGGACCACCAGGGAAGCCCGGCCCACGCggaccccccggcccccccggctaCCCAGGAAAGCCGGGCACAGGGAAGCCAGGAATGCATGGCCAGCCTGGGCCGGCCGGGCCCCCCGGCTTCTCCGGCATCGGGAAACCCGGCATCCCCGGGCTCCCTGGAAAGGCGGGTATGAAAGGGATGCCCGGAGCCAAGGGTGAGCCTGGTATGCGTGGAGAGCAAGGGCCACGGGGACTGCCCGGCCCCCCGGGGCTGCCAGGGCCCGCTGGCATCTCGGTCAACGGGAAGCCAGGTCCCCAGGGCGGCCCCGGCCTGCCCGGGTTTCGGGGTGAGCCTGGCCCCAAAGGAGAGCCGGGTCCCCGCGGAGAGCGAGGGATGAAGGGTGAAAATGGCGTGGGAAAGCCGGGGTTACCGGGGCCCCGGGGAAATGGGGGCCCTCCCGGCCCTGCAGGGCCCCCAGGGCCCGTTGGCGTTGGAAAACCTGGCCTTGACGGGCTGCCGGGCGCACCGGGGGAGAAGGGCGACATGGGCCCCCCGGGCGGGCCTGGCGTCAGTGGGGAGCCCGGCCCCGCAGGGCCCAGGGGCCCCCCCGGCATCGACGGGATCGGTGTCCCGGGCATCGCGGGGGTGCCAGGGATACAGGGACCCACGGGACCGAAGGGAGAGCCGGGGATCCGCGGCCTCCCTGGTTTACCGGGCCCAACGGGCTACGGGAAGCCGGGCTTGCCCGGCCTAAAAGGAGACCGCGGGCAGCCCGGGGTGCCGGGAGCCATCGGCGATAAGGGCGAACCTGGTGTCGATGGGGAGCCGGGTGAGCCGGGCCCTGCCGGCATCATCGGGCCGCCGGGTCTGCCAGGGTCCATGGGCCTGCCGGGCAAGCATGGGCTGCCCGGCCCCAAAGGGGACGTGGGGCCGAGCGGGCCCCCCGGGATGCCGGGGATGCGCGGGGACCAGGGCCTGAACGGCTTTGCGGGGAAGCCAGGGGTGCCGGGAGAGAGGGGCCTGCCTGGGTCACAGGGACCCCCCGGCCCAGCAGGCCCCAAAGGAGAACCGGGGTTCATCGGCCTCCCAGGGGTGCCCGGATTAACGGGCGGCCCTGGGCCCAAAGGGGACGGTGGGATCccggggcagccagggctgcggGGCCCCTCCGGCATCCCGGGCTTGCAAGGACCCGCCGGTCCCATGGGGCCTCAGGGGATACCGGGGCTGAAAGGGGAGCCCGGGCTCCCCGGGGTTCCTGGTGAGGGGAAGACGGGCGAGCCCGGCATGGCCGGACCCATCGGCCCCCCAGGAATGCCGGGAACGCCAGGGCTGAACGGGCCGCCAGGCCCACCAGGGCCGCCTGGGCCACCGGGAGCACCCGGGGTGCTGGACGAGACGGGCATCGCGGGGCTGCACCTGCCGGACGGCGGCGTGGAGGGCGCCGTGCTGGGCAACGGCAAGCCGGGGAAGCCACAGTACGGCCGCGGAGAGCTCGCCGCCCGCATCGCGCCAGCATTCACCGCCATCCTCACCTCCCCCTTCCCGGCGTCAGGCATGCCGGTCAAGTTCGACCGGACTTTGTATAACGGGCACAATGGCTACAACCCGGTCACCGGGATATTCACCTGCCCCGTATCCGGCATCTACTACTTTGCCTACCACGTGCATGTCAAAGGGACTAACGTCTGGGTGGCTCTTTATAAGAACAACGTCCCCGCCACCTACACCTACGACGAGTACAAAAAGGGCTACCTGGACCAGGCCTCGGGCAGCGCCGTGCTCGAACTCAAGGAGAACGACCAAGTCTGGGTACAGATGCCCTCGGACCAGGC from Caloenas nicobarica isolate bCalNic1 chromosome 23, bCalNic1.hap1, whole genome shotgun sequence encodes the following:
- the COL8A2 gene encoding collagen alpha-2(VIII) chain, whose amino-acid sequence is MLPDAAVLLGMLVLVLGLRSVAGGGAGGYGQVKYMQPMVKGPLGPPFREGKGQYLDMPPLLPMDLKGEPGPPGKPGPRGPPGPPGYPGKPGTGKPGMHGQPGPAGPPGFSGIGKPGIPGLPGKAGMKGMPGAKGEPGMRGEQGPRGLPGPPGLPGPAGISVNGKPGPQGGPGLPGFRGEPGPKGEPGPRGERGMKGENGVGKPGLPGPRGNGGPPGPAGPPGPVGVGKPGLDGLPGAPGEKGDMGPPGGPGVSGEPGPAGPRGPPGIDGIGVPGIAGVPGIQGPTGPKGEPGIRGLPGLPGPTGYGKPGLPGLKGDRGQPGVPGAIGDKGEPGVDGEPGEPGPAGIIGPPGLPGSMGLPGKHGLPGPKGDVGPSGPPGMPGMRGDQGLNGFAGKPGVPGERGLPGSQGPPGPAGPKGEPGFIGLPGVPGLTGGPGPKGDGGIPGQPGLRGPSGIPGLQGPAGPMGPQGIPGLKGEPGLPGVPGEGKTGEPGMAGPIGPPGMPGTPGLNGPPGPPGPPGPPGAPGVLDETGIAGLHLPDGGVEGAVLGNGKPGKPQYGRGELAARIAPAFTAILTSPFPASGMPVKFDRTLYNGHNGYNPVTGIFTCPVSGIYYFAYHVHVKGTNVWVALYKNNVPATYTYDEYKKGYLDQASGSAVLELKENDQVWVQMPSDQANGLYSTEYIHSSFSGFLLCPT